The following are from one region of the Lytechinus variegatus isolate NC3 chromosome 4, Lvar_3.0, whole genome shotgun sequence genome:
- the LOC121413334 gene encoding single-minded homolog 1-like, translating into MTKELGAHLLQTLDGFIFVVAPDGKIIYISETASVHLGLSQVELTGNSIYEYIHPADHDEMTALLTAHQPYHTHLLTDYELERQFFLRMKCVLAKRNAGLTSGGYKVIHCHGYLKIKQYTMDIAPYDGCYQNVGLVAIGHSLPPSSLTEVKLYNNMFMFRASLDMKLIFLDGKVAVLTGYEPQDLIEKTLYHFVHPMDIMHIRYAHHTLLLKGQATTRYYRFLSKQGGWVWMQSAATIVHNSRSSRPHCIVSVNTVLSKMEEKELILQFDQLQAKTESSFSTVEEKTRPSKSKKKSKSSKYQPYQVQPPTQTLLYQDAMSAAAAASEYTQARTYGQYATACEVPVPTPQLTAAYQEGLDRYNAMYSATYAAGYQHNMYADGTYGAYGNSFAYPTAEAYAHCVNDRFSSYRGHYGDDRYYGSTDAARSYFTWTAAHGYGTDASSYADTRKSSHSYSVTDNLRSAPSTSTCCNDTSDVRHLETLSQSCTTMTSPNNGVSTEQSHTVTSPAQTGSPSGVTTVSPRAYSHDKSRQRRESDTVSNGSRKFESLVHATERLVKEERHKLNNSRLNGVNTSQNDVTNTHHMGQSETRRSSSENSSVRKNSSGATDNRDSRDLHDISYSTRTSDLNRHTSTYDSARSTSPSRRTSSLRNGHTSPPSINGTSRLTDYYSANKDSSMCYSGNTALARTSAYAAYGTSEAAIADQCRDPKEYPYFHNSTTMCDRTGLGWYANGAHLKDLHNAYAY; encoded by the exons ATGACTAAGGAATTAGGAGCACATCTTTTGCAG ACCCTTGATGGATTTATTTTCGTAGTAGCACCCGATGGGAAGATCATCTACATCTCAGAGACTGCTTCGGTCCATCTTGGTTTATCGCAG GTTGAGTTAACGGGTAATAGTATTTATGAATATATCCATCCTGCTGATCATGATGAGATGACTGCTTTACTCACTGCTCACCAACCATACCATACACATCTACTTACAG attatgaactGGAACGTCAGTTTTTCTTGAGAATGAAGTGCGTGCTGGCCAAGCGGAATGCTGGATTAACTTCGGGCGGTTACAAG GTGATCCATTGCCACGGTTACTTGAAGATCAAGCAATACACCATGGACATCGCCCCCTACGACGGATGTTATCAAAATGTTGGTTTGGTTGCTATCGGTCACTCGTTACCTCCTAGCTCACTCACCGAGGTTAAACTATATAATAACATGTTCATGTTCAGGGCCAGTCTTGATATGAAACTAATCTTCCTTGATGGCAA AGTGGCAGTTCTGACTGGGTATGAACCGCAGGACCTGATTGAAAAGACGCTCTATCACTTTGTACATCCCATGGATATCATGCATATACGATATGCACATCACACAT TGTTATTAAAAGGTCAAGCCACAACCCGGTACTACCGATTTCTATCCAAGCAAGGAGGATGGGTTTGGATGCAGAGTGCTGCTACTATTGTCCACAATAGCCGATCATCTAGACCACACTGTATCGTCAGTGTTAACACTGTACTAAG caaAATGGAAGAAAAGGAGCTTATTCTTCAGTTTGATCAACTCCAAGCCAAAACGGAATCGAGTTTCTCCACTGTCGAGGAAAAGACGAGACCGAgtaaaagcaaaaagaaaagcaaatcaTCTAAATACCAACCATATCAAGTGCAACCTCCTACACAGACCTTGCTCTATCAAGATGCTATGTCAGCAGCAGCTGCTGCAAGTGAATACACTCAGGCAAGGACTTATGGTCAATATGCAACGGCTTGTGAGGTTCCAGTACCTACGCCGCAATTGACAGCAGCCTACCAGGAAGGATTGGATAGATACAATGCCATGTATTCGGCAACTTATGCCGCAGGCTACCAACATAACATGTACGCTGATGGAACTTACGGTGCGTACGGAAATTCGTTCGCGTACCCGACCGCCGAGGCATACGCGCATTGCGTGAACGATAGATTCTCGTCATACCGCGGACATTATGGGGATGACCGGTATTACGGATCGACAGACGCAGCGAGAAGTTATTTCACGTGGACCGCCGCGCATGGCTACGGGACAGACGCATCGTCTTACGCTGATACGCGCAAGAGTTCGCATTCTTATTCAGTGACGGATAACCTGAGAAGTGCTCCAAGTACCTCCACATGTTGCAATGATACCAGCGATGTTCGACATTTAGAAACACTTTCTCAATCTTGCACCACAATGACGTCACCGAATAATGGCGTTTCCACCGAACAATCTCACACAGTAACGTCACCAGCGCAAACGGGTAGCCCTTCAGGCGTTACGACCGTTTCTCCGAGGGCATATAGTCATGACAAATCGCGACAAAGAAGGGAAAGTGATACAGTCAGCAATGGCAGCAGGAAGTTTGAGAGTCTGGTACACGCAACAGAAAGACTTGTCAAGGAAGAACGTCATAAACTGAACAACAGCAGATTGAATGGTGTAAATACATCTCAAAATGATGTAACAAACACCCATCATATGGGCCAATCAGAAACAAGAAGAAGTTCTTCAGAGAACTCATCGGTGAGAAAGAATTCTTCTGGTGCAACCGATAATCGCGATTCAAGAGACCTTCATGATATTTCGTATTCAACGCGCACGTCAGACCTCAACCGTCACACATCTACCTACGATAGCGCAAGAAGTACCAGTCCAAGTCGTAGGACATCATCCCTCCGTAATGGACACACTTCACCCCCGTCCATAAATGGTACCTCCCGTCTCACTGACTATTATTCAGCCAATAAGGACTCGTCGATGTGCTATTCAGGGAACACGGCTCTGGCGCGGACGTCGGCTTACGCCGCTTATGGGACGTCGGAGGCGGCAATAGCGGACCAGTGTCGAGATCCCAAAGAATACCCTTACTTTCATAACTCCACCACGATGTGTGATAGAACAGGTTTAGGATGGTATGCAAATGGCGCTCATCTAAAGGATCTCCATAATGCATATGCCTACTGA